CACCTAGAAAGCGTAGTGGTCAATATAACACTCTCCTCAATGCAGTAAATCTTGCCAATGTCAAATCATTTCGACCACAATCCCTTCGCTTTTCGTATGACTTACAAACATTTCCAAAGGCATCGAAAATGACAAATGGAGCAAGGATGGTTAGTATATCTTACCTTTTGGCCAAAGTCGTATAGAGCTGGATCAAGTGGAGTGCTAATTCCATGTATCCGAATACCGCATTCGGTTTCAATATTTTTCCTTTATTGCATAAATCAAATGAAGAAAATTCTTCGTAAAAATTGGTTGAACGCACTTTTACTTCTGTAAATAAAGTGCGCTCTAAGACCATATCTGCGATTAGAGGAAAGGGGAATGAATTAACAGAGGTTAGACTAAGACTTGCATTTGTAAGAGCTGGTCGCAAAGTTGGACAATGTATGGAAAGACCATTGTAGAAAAACCCGACTTTTTTCTAATAATCAAAAGCTAGCATTTCTTGGTGATGGGTGTTTTGGCATGGTTGACCTTTGTCTGGTCATATTCCAAAGACCAATCCCTCTTTTTGAGAAACAGAATTCAAGTTAAACTAAATGCGCGATCGGAACACGAAAAAATCGATTAAGAGCCGAAGGCATTAACGTTCTAAAAATTTGGAAACATGATATCAGAAAAAATATCAACTCTCTTTTGAAGAAAACTACTGAAAATTTAAATGAACCATCCAAACAGTTGATCTCCCTTGAAAAATGAAAGCCTTGTTGCCTTAGATCCTTGTGCTAAAAGCGTTTCAATTCGGCACCATTTTCTTTAAATATACGGACCCTACCAAAAATGTCCCAAAAGCCATTTTCCTCAAAGCCAACGTATTTGAGTTTATTCGCAGGGTGTGGTGGTTTTGACTTAGGCTTCCATAAGGCAGGATTCACTTGTCTTAATGCATTTGATATAAATCTTTCGGCTGTTGAGACCTACAACCAGAACATTCCGTCTTCGAAAGCAACAATCGCTGATTTAAATAATTGGAAAAACCTTAACCTAAAAAAAAGGGGTGCTGACGTTGTTGTGGCGGGCCCTCCTTGCCAAGGATTCTCAACCATTGGGAAAAGACTCCTTGATGATCCTCGAAATAATCTCTTACTTGTTCCTGTGGAAACTGCGATATATGTGGGTGCAAAAGTTCTTATTATAGAAAACGTACCCGGAGTATTGGCCGACCCACATTCCAAATTTTGGTTTCTGGCCCAAGCCCGCCTCGCCTCAAAGGGATTTCAAAGTAGGACAATATTTCTAGATGCTGGGCTTACCGGTCTTCCTCAAACAAGAAAAAGAATCCTACTTGTTGCGCACAAAGGAAAAGATCCAATACCCGAATGGCCAACGGACCTTGGCAACCCTAGATCTCCATTAGAGACTATTCTCTCCCTCAAATCATCGTTGCCTAATCATTCCCCTAAACTACTAATCCCGGGATCGAAAGAAGCCAGAATTGCAAAATACATTAATCCTGGGCAAAAGTTGTGTAATGTCCGAGCGGGGGATTCTTCTGTCCATACATGGGATATTGCAGAAGTATTTGGAAAGGTTACAAGGAACGAAAAAATGTTCCTAGAGACACTAATGGTTATTAGGAGAAGGGACCGGAAACGCGATTGGGGTGATGCAGACCCTATAAGCAGTAAAATTCTCAGAAAAGCCATGGGGAATAATTGGAATAAATTAGCGGAAAGCTTAATAAACAAAGGGTACGTACGAAAATTGAGAGGGAATTTGTATGATCTTTCT
This region of Nitrospira sp. MA-1 genomic DNA includes:
- a CDS encoding DNA cytosine methyltransferase gives rise to the protein MSQKPFSSKPTYLSLFAGCGGFDLGFHKAGFTCLNAFDINLSAVETYNQNIPSSKATIADLNNWKNLNLKKRGADVVVAGPPCQGFSTIGKRLLDDPRNNLLLVPVETAIYVGAKVLIIENVPGVLADPHSKFWFLAQARLASKGFQSRTIFLDAGLTGLPQTRKRILLVAHKGKDPIPEWPTDLGNPRSPLETILSLKSSLPNHSPKLLIPGSKEARIAKYINPGQKLCNVRAGDSSVHTWDIAEVFGKVTRNEKMFLETLMVIRRRDRKRDWGDADPISSKILRKAMGNNWNKLAESLINKGYVRKLRGNLYDLSHTFNGKYRRLLPNKPTNCVLTRFCQSTYFLHPYEERGFTIREAARLQGFPDNFIFSGSEKSQMEQVGNAVPPPMAYMVAKWVKRNLL